From the genome of Sphingobacterium kitahiroshimense, one region includes:
- the hisS gene encoding histidine--tRNA ligase: protein MATVKPSLAKGTRDFSPAEMLKRNYIFNTLKRVFKKYGYSEIQTPSFENLQTLTGKYGDEGDQLIFKILNSGDYLSKAPNDLLESKSSTKLISLISEKALRYDLTVPFARYVVMHQNDISLPFKRFQIQPVWRADRPQRGRYREFYQCDVDVVGSESLLNEAEFILIYHEALKNLGLQDFTIKINNRKILSGIAEIIGKPELIVDMTVAIDKLDKIGLEGVNKELLERGFTAADLEILRPIILLEGSNLKKLSALKHVLSNSEIGLKGIAEIEESFDYISKLDSSNEVLNQFVEVDITLARGLNYYTGCIFEVKTNEVAMGSIGGGGRYDDLTGMFGLKGLTGVGVSFGADRIYDVLEELNLYPEAKGDYTKLLIVNFDKETESFTLPLLNRLRKANIAVELYPTAAKLKKQMSYADSKGIPFVLLIGEEEVSSGQLSLKDMQTGDQRKIDESSLIVELS, encoded by the coding sequence ATGGCAACAGTAAAACCTTCTTTAGCAAAAGGCACACGTGATTTTTCACCTGCCGAAATGCTTAAACGTAATTATATTTTCAATACACTTAAGCGTGTTTTTAAAAAGTATGGTTACAGTGAAATTCAAACTCCTTCTTTTGAAAATTTGCAGACACTTACGGGAAAGTATGGTGATGAAGGGGATCAGTTAATTTTCAAGATTTTGAATTCTGGAGATTATTTGAGTAAAGCGCCCAATGATTTACTTGAATCCAAGTCTTCAACTAAATTAATCTCTCTTATTTCTGAAAAGGCACTTCGTTATGATCTCACTGTACCGTTTGCTCGTTATGTTGTCATGCATCAAAATGATATTTCTTTACCTTTTAAACGTTTTCAAATTCAACCTGTATGGCGCGCTGATCGTCCTCAAAGAGGTCGTTATCGCGAATTCTATCAGTGTGATGTAGATGTAGTGGGTTCTGAAAGCCTATTGAATGAAGCTGAGTTTATTTTAATCTATCATGAAGCATTGAAAAATTTGGGACTGCAAGATTTTACGATTAAAATTAACAACCGTAAGATTCTTTCAGGTATTGCTGAGATTATTGGCAAGCCGGAACTTATTGTCGATATGACAGTTGCGATCGATAAATTGGATAAGATCGGTTTAGAAGGTGTAAATAAAGAACTATTAGAACGAGGTTTTACAGCAGCGGATTTAGAAATTTTACGTCCAATTATTTTATTAGAGGGATCAAATCTAAAGAAATTGTCTGCCTTAAAGCACGTATTATCAAATTCGGAAATAGGATTAAAGGGAATAGCAGAAATAGAAGAATCGTTTGATTATATTTCTAAGTTGGATTCTTCAAATGAAGTTTTAAACCAATTTGTAGAGGTTGATATTACCCTAGCGCGTGGGTTGAATTATTATACGGGCTGCATTTTCGAGGTAAAAACGAATGAAGTCGCTATGGGGAGCATCGGTGGTGGTGGACGCTACGATGATTTGACAGGTATGTTTGGTTTGAAAGGATTGACCGGTGTAGGTGTGTCTTTCGGTGCCGATCGTATCTATGACGTTCTAGAAGAATTAAATCTTTATCCTGAGGCTAAGGGAGATTACACTAAGCTTTTGATTGTGAACTTTGATAAAGAAACCGAGTCCTTTACATTACCTCTTCTAAATCGCCTACGTAAGGCGAACATTGCAGTCGAGCTTTATCCAACAGCTGCGAAATTGAAAAAACAGATGAGTTATGCCGACAGTAAAGGCATTCCATTTGTTTTATTAATTGGTGAAGAGGAAGTTTCTTCAGGCCAGCTTTCATTGAAAGATATGCAAACAGGTGATCAAAGAAAAATAGATGAATCAAGTTTGATTGTTGAATTGAGCTAA
- the rnc gene encoding ribonuclease III, which yields MPFSRIYKLYFSADKAYVRKLKNLLGFVPGNIRLYQMAFRHKSVAVVIKEGSKNSNERLEFLGDAILGSVVAELLFKKYPYKDEGFLTEMRSKIVSRVHLNQLSRKLGLNELIQFDARMISFPNKQGSLLGDAFEALIGAVYLDKGYVFTKNFLLNRIIKPHVDIHLLEQTETNFKSRLIEWCQHNGKEVVFNQIDNPPGESNKMFSIEAVVQGEVCGLGQDFNKKSAEKTAAEKACEYLKILELD from the coding sequence ATGCCTTTTTCAAGGATTTATAAATTATATTTTTCTGCTGACAAAGCTTATGTTAGAAAGCTCAAGAACCTGTTAGGTTTTGTCCCTGGAAACATACGACTTTATCAAATGGCTTTTAGGCATAAGTCTGTAGCTGTTGTGATCAAGGAAGGTTCCAAAAATAGCAACGAAAGATTGGAATTTTTGGGAGATGCTATTTTAGGTTCAGTGGTTGCTGAACTACTATTTAAAAAATACCCTTATAAAGACGAAGGCTTTTTGACTGAAATGAGATCTAAAATTGTCAGTCGTGTACATCTTAATCAACTTTCTCGGAAGCTCGGATTAAATGAGCTTATTCAGTTTGACGCGAGAATGATTAGCTTTCCCAATAAACAAGGCTCTTTGCTAGGTGATGCTTTTGAAGCACTTATCGGTGCCGTATATTTGGACAAAGGGTATGTGTTTACTAAAAATTTTCTATTAAACCGTATTATTAAACCACATGTAGATATTCACTTATTGGAACAAACGGAAACTAATTTTAAAAGTCGTTTGATCGAATGGTGCCAGCATAATGGTAAAGAGGTTGTATTCAATCAAATTGATAATCCTCCTGGTGAATCGAATAAAATGTTTTCTATTGAAGCAGTTGTACAAGGTGAAGTTTGTGGCCTAGGACAAGATTTCAATAAAAAAAGCGCTGAAAAAACAGCTGCAGAAAAAGCTTGTGAGTATTTGAAAATTTTAGAGCTTGACTAA
- a CDS encoding response regulator transcription factor, with the protein MQKILLAEDDPNLGDLLKDYLELKGKFDVTLCTDGEEAVNQFRKSSYDLCILDVMMPKKDGFTVGREIRKINTTTPIIFATAKGMMEDKTEAFELGGDDYITKPFRVEELLLRINALLKRVVREKDDQVVSDKFEIGEYFFDYTSQQIAHKGVQQKLSTKEAELLRLLCLKKNDVLTREEALLKIWHDDNYFTGRSMDVFLSKLRKYLRDDPKVEIVNVHGKGYKLLVS; encoded by the coding sequence ATGCAGAAGATACTATTAGCAGAAGACGATCCAAACTTAGGAGATTTATTAAAAGATTATTTAGAGCTTAAAGGGAAATTTGATGTCACCTTATGTACAGATGGTGAAGAAGCTGTCAATCAATTTCGCAAGAGCAGTTATGATCTTTGCATTTTAGACGTCATGATGCCCAAGAAAGATGGCTTTACAGTAGGCCGAGAAATCAGGAAAATAAATACAACAACCCCCATCATATTTGCTACTGCAAAAGGTATGATGGAAGATAAAACAGAAGCATTTGAACTTGGTGGCGATGATTATATCACAAAACCATTTCGAGTGGAAGAATTACTCCTTCGCATAAATGCATTGCTTAAGCGTGTTGTAAGAGAGAAAGATGATCAGGTTGTAAGCGATAAATTTGAGATTGGAGAGTACTTCTTCGATTATACAAGTCAACAAATTGCGCATAAAGGTGTGCAACAAAAACTATCAACGAAAGAAGCGGAATTATTACGTCTACTTTGTCTAAAAAAGAATGATGTACTGACTCGAGAAGAAGCCCTTTTAAAAATTTGGCATGATGACAATTACTTTACAGGCCGGAGTATGGACGTTTTCTTAAGCAAATTGAGAAAATACCTACGAGATGATCCCAAAGTTGAAATTGTCAATGTACATGGAAAAGGCTATAAATTATTGGTTAGCTAA
- the fabF gene encoding beta-ketoacyl-ACP synthase II, which yields MELKRVVVTGLGALTPIGNTVSEYWNSLLDGVSGAAPITHFDASKFKTQFACEVKGFDPHEFMDRKEARKVDPFVQYAIASSDEAIKDAGLIFENLDTNRIGVIWGSGIGGLTTFTDEVVNFAKGDGTPRFNPFFIPKMLVDIAPGHISMRHGLRGPNFSAVSACASATNAMIDAFNYIRMGKADVIVTGGSEATINEAGIGGFNAMHALSTRNDDPKTASRPFDKDRDGFVSGEGSGAIILESLEHALARGAKIYAEIGGGGMSADAHHITASHPEGLGAKLAMTMAVNDAELDFTDIDYINVHGTSTPVGDISETKAIVDLFGEHAYKLNISSTKSMTGHLLGAAGAIETIASILAVQNDIVPPTINHFTDDPELDNRLNFTFNKAQKRIVNAAMSNTFGFGGHNATIVVKKYKA from the coding sequence ATGGAGCTTAAAAGAGTAGTAGTAACAGGATTAGGCGCACTTACACCAATTGGTAATACCGTTTCAGAATATTGGAATAGTTTACTAGATGGTGTAAGCGGTGCTGCTCCCATTACGCATTTTGATGCGTCAAAATTTAAAACCCAATTCGCTTGTGAAGTGAAGGGGTTTGATCCACATGAATTTATGGATCGCAAGGAAGCTCGCAAAGTAGATCCTTTTGTACAGTATGCTATTGCATCATCTGATGAAGCAATTAAGGATGCTGGTTTAATTTTTGAAAATTTAGATACAAATCGTATCGGAGTTATTTGGGGATCAGGAATTGGGGGATTGACAACTTTCACAGATGAAGTTGTAAATTTCGCAAAAGGGGATGGAACACCACGTTTCAATCCTTTCTTCATTCCAAAAATGCTTGTCGATATTGCTCCGGGACATATTTCTATGCGTCACGGACTTCGTGGACCTAACTTTTCGGCTGTCTCCGCATGTGCTTCGGCAACCAATGCGATGATTGATGCTTTTAACTATATCCGTATGGGTAAAGCTGATGTAATCGTAACTGGTGGATCTGAGGCAACTATTAATGAAGCTGGAATCGGTGGATTTAATGCAATGCATGCATTGTCAACTAGAAATGATGATCCTAAAACAGCTTCACGTCCTTTTGATAAGGATCGTGATGGTTTTGTTTCTGGTGAAGGGTCTGGTGCGATCATATTAGAAAGTTTAGAACACGCATTAGCGCGTGGTGCTAAAATTTATGCTGAAATTGGAGGTGGGGGTATGAGTGCTGATGCACATCACATCACAGCTTCTCATCCAGAGGGCTTAGGTGCTAAACTTGCGATGACAATGGCGGTTAATGATGCGGAACTAGATTTCACAGATATTGACTATATCAATGTGCATGGCACTTCTACTCCGGTAGGGGATATTAGTGAAACTAAAGCTATTGTAGATTTATTTGGTGAGCACGCTTATAAATTGAACATTAGTTCGACAAAATCAATGACAGGACACCTTTTAGGTGCTGCTGGTGCGATTGAAACTATTGCTTCTATTTTAGCTGTTCAAAATGATATAGTACCACCTACTATTAATCATTTTACAGATGATCCGGAATTGGATAACAGATTAAATTTCACATTTAATAAAGCTCAAAAGCGTATTGTAAATGCTGCAATGAGTAATACTTTTGGTTTTGGTGGTCATAACGCAACTATTGTTGTGAAGAAATACAAAGCTTAA
- a CDS encoding TetR/AcrR family transcriptional regulator, translating to MARKTYQGEKNDKSRTMTKLIQAVGAVLEKKGYTGLSIANIASTAGVDRKLISVYFGSVDNLIETYIKGKDYWVEATIAAEETLAKASGTSSRLFLENLLLEQIDQFTLNEEMQKVVLWQISEKSDIMSHVTQTREKMSALFFPYSDKELAGKDVDLRAVSSLLVAGIYYLVLHTKTTDSTFCEINLTTEEGINRIKDAVKFILKQTYGVK from the coding sequence ATGGCCAGAAAAACGTATCAAGGAGAAAAGAACGATAAAAGTAGAACGATGACCAAACTTATCCAAGCAGTGGGTGCAGTTTTGGAAAAAAAAGGATATACAGGACTTTCAATCGCGAATATTGCCAGTACTGCTGGAGTAGACAGAAAATTAATCTCAGTATACTTTGGAAGTGTTGATAATCTTATCGAAACATATATAAAAGGTAAGGACTACTGGGTAGAAGCAACCATTGCTGCTGAGGAAACACTTGCAAAAGCCTCAGGTACTAGCTCTCGCCTTTTCCTTGAAAACTTATTACTGGAGCAAATTGATCAATTCACATTGAATGAAGAAATGCAAAAAGTAGTACTTTGGCAAATCAGTGAAAAATCTGATATTATGTCCCATGTTACGCAGACTAGAGAGAAGATGAGTGCCCTATTTTTCCCATATTCGGATAAAGAACTCGCTGGAAAAGATGTTGATCTTAGAGCCGTCTCTAGTTTACTAGTAGCTGGTATATATTATCTTGTGTTGCATACAAAAACAACAGATAGTACCTTTTGTGAGATAAACTTAACAACAGAAGAAGGAATAAATCGAATTAAAGATGCTGTTAAATTCATTTTAAAACAGACTTACGGGGTAAAGTAA
- the pyk gene encoding pyruvate kinase, with translation MEKVQKRTKIVATLGPASADKQVLTNMIAKGVDVCRLNFSHGSQEDHLKVIETINAINEETNFNVAILADLQGPKIRIGKMKEGGAILVNGSQVEITTHELIGDEERIYITYENFPNDVAANEIILLDDGKLQLRVLNTNYKDTVTCEVVHGGVLTSRKGVNLPNTKVSIPSLTEEDLDNLNFALDHGADWIAMSFVRSAEDIYQCKKIIAEKGSHAQVIAKIEKPEAIENIDAIIEATDAIMVARGDLGVEMPMEEVPGLQKIIVQKCRDLSKPVIIATQMLESMITTPRATRAEVNDVANSVIDGADAVMLSGETSVGEFPEIVIETMSKIIIHVEQTSYPYYNEKVSEISDGTKIPDAICASSVYLAKKTDAAAIAVLTSSGATAFEIASYRPNADIMVFTGTKKLLRQLSLLWGVKTFIYDKFDSTDGSIHDVNKFIVKNNYIAPGSIVINTASTPLIEKGKTNTIRVSQL, from the coding sequence ATGGAAAAAGTTCAAAAAAGGACTAAAATTGTTGCAACACTAGGTCCTGCATCTGCTGATAAACAAGTGCTAACAAATATGATTGCTAAAGGTGTAGACGTATGTCGTTTAAACTTTTCACACGGTAGTCAAGAAGATCATTTGAAAGTAATTGAAACCATCAATGCGATCAATGAAGAAACTAATTTTAATGTCGCTATTTTAGCCGATCTACAAGGTCCTAAGATCCGTATCGGAAAAATGAAAGAAGGTGGCGCTATATTAGTAAATGGCTCACAAGTTGAAATTACTACACATGAATTAATCGGTGATGAAGAGAGAATTTACATCACTTATGAAAATTTCCCAAATGATGTTGCTGCTAATGAAATCATCTTATTAGATGATGGCAAATTGCAATTGCGTGTTTTAAACACCAACTATAAAGATACTGTTACTTGTGAGGTTGTACATGGAGGTGTATTAACTTCTCGTAAAGGTGTTAATTTACCAAACACAAAAGTTTCAATTCCTTCTTTAACAGAAGAAGATCTAGATAATTTAAATTTTGCACTTGACCATGGTGCAGATTGGATTGCAATGTCATTTGTACGTTCAGCAGAAGATATTTACCAATGTAAAAAAATCATTGCTGAAAAAGGAAGCCACGCACAAGTAATCGCAAAAATCGAAAAACCCGAGGCTATCGAAAATATTGATGCTATCATCGAAGCAACTGATGCAATTATGGTTGCACGTGGTGATCTAGGTGTTGAAATGCCAATGGAAGAAGTACCAGGTTTACAAAAAATCATCGTTCAAAAATGTCGTGATTTATCAAAACCGGTTATCATTGCAACTCAAATGTTAGAAAGTATGATCACAACTCCACGTGCTACACGTGCGGAAGTTAATGATGTTGCTAACTCGGTTATTGATGGAGCTGATGCAGTGATGTTAAGCGGAGAAACATCTGTAGGTGAATTTCCTGAAATCGTTATCGAAACAATGAGTAAAATCATTATCCACGTGGAACAAACATCATATCCATATTATAATGAGAAAGTTAGTGAGATTAGCGATGGAACTAAAATTCCAGATGCAATTTGTGCGTCTTCGGTATATTTAGCAAAGAAAACAGATGCTGCCGCAATTGCTGTTTTAACATCTTCTGGTGCTACTGCATTTGAAATCGCAAGTTACAGACCGAACGCTGATATCATGGTTTTTACAGGAACTAAAAAATTGTTACGTCAATTAAGTTTATTATGGGGTGTTAAAACCTTTATTTATGACAAATTTGACAGTACAGACGGTTCTATTCATGATGTCAATAAATTTATTGTTAAGAATAACTATATCGCTCCGGGTTCGATTGTGATTAACACTGCATCGACACCGTTAATCGAAAAAGGAAAAACGAACACAATTCGTGTTTCCCAATTGTAA
- a CDS encoding acyl carrier protein — MSDIASRVKAIIVEKLGVDENEVTPEASFTNDLGADSLDTVELIMEFEKEFNVAIPDDQAETIGTVGQAITYLEKNVN, encoded by the coding sequence ATGTCAGATATCGCTTCAAGAGTAAAGGCAATTATCGTTGAAAAATTAGGTGTAGACGAAAACGAGGTAACACCAGAAGCTTCTTTCACTAATGATTTAGGTGCAGATTCACTTGATACTGTAGAGTTAATCATGGAATTTGAGAAAGAATTCAACGTTGCAATACCTGATGACCAAGCTGAAACTATTGGTACAGTGGGACAAGCAATCACTTATTTAGAAAAAAACGTTAACTAA
- a CDS encoding IPExxxVDY family protein → MNNKTILKWDLEFDAELDFVLIAISSPLKDYRLCHFINKLTLLNFVRGKEDKFDHNQKLKQKTSEELEYHIVFDNAKKSKQHFTTFWYINTKFQTEYYLINNKSIEGNLLIPEHPNFDYFIIIKNYIDDDDLDRIVKNINKIPEVVFVKEISPKILKSKENLIF, encoded by the coding sequence TTGAATAACAAAACGATACTAAAATGGGACCTAGAATTTGATGCCGAATTAGACTTCGTCCTTATTGCCATTTCATCTCCTTTAAAAGATTACCGTCTCTGCCATTTTATTAATAAGCTAACGCTCCTAAATTTTGTCAGAGGAAAAGAAGATAAATTTGACCATAATCAAAAGTTAAAGCAAAAAACTTCTGAAGAATTAGAGTATCATATTGTTTTTGACAATGCTAAAAAATCGAAGCAGCACTTTACTACCTTCTGGTATATAAATACCAAATTTCAAACAGAATATTATTTAATTAACAATAAAAGTATCGAAGGTAATTTATTAATACCTGAGCATCCTAATTTCGATTATTTTATAATAATCAAAAATTATATTGATGATGATGACCTGGATCGTATAGTAAAAAATATAAACAAAATACCCGAAGTCGTGTTTGTAAAAGAAATATCACCAAAAATATTGAAATCCAAAGAAAATCTGATATTTTAG
- a CDS encoding sensor histidine kinase has protein sequence MKKSSIVLIISLMTLALLGVAAMQFYFIRESYRQKSQLFDESVNASLTAVAGKIERREVIDFAKVQQQTNIKKYQFEQEKQRHLAEQLKMQRDLENLRADQYAIKEKFKEAEDQLKETFPSVVSIENSFYETYINRKSKENVLSIDVIKYNSPDHVIKEYVEIGATKFLPKENAKDDSARFVIPTIDPILKQAIEYKIATLPPRFNKQIAKKIVDLENKLENMSGQNLIGTGKNVFDTIAAIGGKRSGLIEDVAIGMELSKRPFRERLNINLIQNLLKEELAERDINYPFNIEVRDSSNIVFSVQTIDNIIKPNKITRYSTALFKGDIGSPPGRLSVYFPRKSTIIVDNMSYLLLPTIALLFLLIGCFAYTLLIIFKQKKVSEMKTDFINNMTHEFKTPVATIMIASESLRDPEIISDERRVKRLANIIYDENVRLGNHIERVLDIARLEKETLKLEKTPIHINDLLSAVLDSMQLQIQKVGGKFEHHFDAQNDIVVGDELHLSNVFFNLVDNAIKYSKDNPHIIVKTKNTKESIQITIIDNGIGMAKDHLLKIFDQFYRIPTGNVHNVKGFGLGLSYVYDIIKRMNGKIQVKSDKDKGTQFDILLPIKN, from the coding sequence ATGAAGAAAAGTAGCATAGTTTTAATTATTAGCTTGATGACCCTAGCATTACTGGGAGTGGCAGCTATGCAATTTTATTTTATCAGAGAATCCTATCGTCAAAAATCACAATTGTTTGACGAATCGGTCAATGCTTCCTTAACGGCAGTCGCAGGTAAAATAGAACGTCGGGAGGTAATTGATTTTGCAAAAGTGCAACAGCAAACCAATATCAAAAAATATCAATTTGAGCAGGAGAAGCAAAGGCATCTTGCTGAACAATTGAAAATGCAAAGAGATCTGGAAAACTTAAGAGCTGATCAATATGCCATAAAAGAAAAATTTAAAGAAGCTGAAGATCAACTAAAAGAAACATTTCCTAGTGTTGTATCTATTGAAAATTCATTTTATGAGACTTACATCAATAGAAAAAGTAAAGAAAATGTATTAAGCATTGACGTCATCAAATACAACAGTCCTGATCATGTCATAAAAGAATATGTAGAAATTGGAGCAACCAAATTTCTACCAAAAGAAAATGCAAAAGATGATAGTGCAAGATTCGTTATACCAACAATAGATCCTATCTTAAAGCAAGCAATTGAGTATAAAATTGCGACTTTACCTCCAAGATTCAATAAACAGATTGCTAAGAAAATAGTAGATCTTGAAAATAAGTTGGAAAATATGAGCGGTCAGAATTTGATTGGAACTGGTAAAAATGTATTTGATACTATCGCAGCTATTGGCGGGAAAAGAAGCGGTCTTATTGAAGATGTTGCTATTGGAATGGAGCTATCCAAACGCCCATTTAGAGAGCGCTTAAATATTAATCTCATTCAAAACTTATTAAAAGAGGAACTTGCAGAAAGAGATATCAATTATCCTTTTAATATTGAAGTTCGCGATAGCAGTAATATCGTTTTCAGTGTACAAACCATCGATAATATTATTAAACCAAATAAAATAACTCGTTATTCAACAGCTCTATTTAAAGGAGATATTGGTTCTCCTCCAGGAAGATTAAGCGTTTATTTTCCTAGAAAAAGTACTATCATTGTTGATAATATGAGTTATCTATTGCTCCCTACAATAGCTTTGCTTTTCCTATTAATTGGCTGTTTTGCATATACCCTATTAATCATATTCAAACAGAAAAAAGTTTCAGAGATGAAAACTGATTTTATCAACAATATGACGCACGAATTTAAAACACCTGTTGCTACAATTATGATAGCTAGTGAATCCTTGCGAGATCCAGAGATCATATCTGATGAGCGTAGAGTAAAGCGTCTTGCAAATATTATATATGATGAAAATGTGAGATTAGGTAACCATATCGAACGAGTATTAGATATTGCCCGTCTGGAAAAAGAAACATTAAAGTTAGAAAAAACACCTATTCACATTAATGATCTGCTTTCAGCAGTATTAGACAGCATGCAACTTCAAATACAAAAAGTAGGTGGCAAATTTGAACATCACTTTGATGCACAAAATGATATTGTAGTAGGAGATGAACTTCATTTGTCAAATGTATTTTTCAACTTGGTAGATAATGCTATAAAATACAGTAAAGATAATCCACACATAATTGTGAAAACCAAAAATACAAAAGAAAGTATTCAAATTACAATTATTGATAATGGGATTGGAATGGCAAAAGATCATTTATTAAAAATATTTGATCAATTTTATCGCATTCCTACAGGAAATGTCCACAACGTAAAAGGTTTTGGATTGGGACTATCATATGTTTATGATATTATTAAAAGAATGAATGGTAAAATTCAAGTAAAAAGCGATAAAGATAAGGGAACGCAGTTTGACATTCTATTACCCATAAAAAATTAA
- a CDS encoding aminotransferase class I/II-fold pyridoxal phosphate-dependent enzyme translates to MLPTLNHNIDFTKASFKEFENIPNHDMVQSATAFQEFTDYMSENDHMNFRFVTKGCGPVVQVKTSFMKNSKECISLVSNDYLNFTQHPKVKQAAIEGIMKYGTGAGASPLIGGHHEYHVQLEDKLSDFFNRPTGSSIVYTTGYTANTATLQSLLKEEDCAIVDMEVHASVYEGLNSTNTKRFPHNSMIHLERALVDAQKKFRTKLVIIDGVYSQNGDLAKMDEIYDLCEKYGAYLMVDDAHGIGVIGEKGRGCIEVYNLLNKVHIISGTLSKAFGHIGGFIVSTPEIINYLRYQARQQVFSSTSSPAANGLIKAIALIDEEPQWRTKLAENIAYFKNGLLSLNLNIGRTQSPIIPVKIGDPHKTAQVARMLLEAGVYANCIVYPGVSKKDARIRTSLMATHSKEHLDHVLNAFEHIGKKIDLTKTR, encoded by the coding sequence ATGCTACCAACTCTTAACCACAACATTGATTTTACAAAGGCTAGCTTTAAGGAATTTGAAAATATTCCAAACCATGACATGGTCCAATCAGCTACTGCTTTTCAGGAATTTACTGATTACATGAGCGAAAATGATCATATGAATTTTCGGTTCGTTACCAAAGGGTGTGGACCAGTCGTTCAAGTGAAAACCTCCTTCATGAAAAATTCAAAGGAATGTATCAGTTTAGTCTCAAATGACTACCTAAATTTCACCCAGCATCCGAAAGTGAAGCAAGCAGCAATTGAAGGTATAATGAAATATGGAACAGGGGCAGGTGCATCTCCTCTTATTGGAGGCCATCATGAATATCATGTTCAACTTGAAGATAAACTATCTGATTTTTTCAATAGACCAACAGGCTCCTCAATTGTCTATACAACAGGATATACAGCAAATACAGCAACGCTACAATCATTACTAAAAGAAGAAGATTGTGCTATTGTTGATATGGAAGTACACGCTAGTGTTTACGAAGGTTTAAATAGCACAAACACAAAACGTTTTCCTCATAATAGTATGATTCATTTGGAAAGAGCTTTGGTTGATGCTCAAAAAAAATTCAGGACAAAACTGGTCATCATTGATGGTGTTTACTCACAAAATGGAGATCTTGCGAAAATGGATGAAATATATGATCTCTGTGAAAAATATGGTGCTTATTTAATGGTAGATGATGCACATGGCATCGGTGTAATAGGTGAAAAAGGACGAGGATGCATTGAAGTTTATAATTTATTAAATAAAGTTCACATCATTTCTGGCACTTTAAGCAAAGCATTTGGACATATTGGCGGTTTTATTGTGTCAACTCCAGAAATTATAAATTATTTACGCTATCAAGCTAGGCAACAAGTATTTTCTTCAACATCATCACCCGCCGCCAATGGCTTAATTAAAGCGATCGCACTCATTGATGAAGAACCACAATGGAGAACCAAATTAGCAGAAAATATTGCTTATTTTAAAAACGGACTTCTTTCACTGAACTTAAATATAGGCAGAACACAGTCTCCAATAATTCCTGTGAAGATTGGGGATCCACACAAAACTGCGCAAGTAGCACGAATGCTACTAGAGGCCGGTGTATATGCAAATTGCATTGTTTATCCTGGTGTTTCTAAAAAAGATGCACGCATCAGAACCAGCTTAATGGCTACACATAGCAAGGAGCATTTAGACCATGTTTTAAATGCTTTTGAACATATTGGCAAAAAAATTGATCTTACTAAGACAAGATAA